The Kluyveromyces marxianus DMKU3-1042 DNA, complete genome, chromosome 7 DNA segment AGCGGCTGCCGCATGGGCGGCACGCAACTCCTGCTCGTAATTCAGTGGTCTCTTGAAAAGTAAGATGTGAGGTTCGGGTGCGTGACACTCGTAGTGTTCCCAGCCAAGCGACTGTGTGATTCCGAGTCCACGCCACTCGTCCTCCGTCAATATGCGCAGAGTGCCTGTATCTCCATTAAAATAGTCAGAAGGTATGACCTTTAGCATTGCCTTGGGCAGCATTACGTGTCTGTACTCGTGTGTATCGTCAGAATAACGCGGCGAGTAGTGAATGCTGTCCTGAAATTCCAGGACGCGACTGCGTTCTAGCTCTGAAAGTTTCCGTCCCTGGAACGTATGGGTCGAGTACATGTCTAAGATGCGGAATCAGTAGAATGCGAATGCGATTGGCCTTAGAGGGTGTTTGTATAGCGAGGTATACGCGTGTGTGTATGCGTATGTGTATGCCAATGTTAGTGTGtttgtatgtatgtatgtagttgatatattttttttttttttttttttttattttgtttttctttctaaaTCAGAATCGAAATCTATGCTTGTTTTCtattgttttggttttggtaTTTGCCCAAATGCCAAatgtttgtttctgtttcatgTGCactgaaaaaaacaattaaagATGAGCCGTACAAATCGAAAGAAGGTGACCACAAGAAACTAGAAAGAAAGCGGTACAGCGAGCGCCAGAACCGTCCGTGGGCGGAAACATAGTGTGAGAAGTGATAAAGATATAGGTATACAGAGAGAGTGCGTGAGTGTGTGCGTGTGCTAGAAGTAAAGCAGAATATCAGCCATGGGCATAGGAATCACCACACAGAGCAATGTGTTTGTTGGGATCAAGCCAGAGCTTGGACAGGGCGCCTACGGCGCCTACACAGCGGGGATcggagaagaagaagataagaGAAGTGCGCAGTCGCCACTGGAGCAGTGTGACTATTTGCTAGTGCCGCTTACGAATGCGCGCTACAGGGATAGTATGAAAGCTCAGTTCGAAGCGTATCGTGAGAGTGGAGCTAGCGAGCTGCGGTTAGAAGCACCACAGCTACAGGAGTTAGGTGTTCTTCCGTCCAGCGGCGGCAATGGTGGTAGCAGAAGTAACAGTAATGGCAGTACCAGCGGCGGCAATGGCGGCATTGGAGCCGCAACTCCCCAGTATATCGGGCTTGTAAGTTCGTTTCTAGAGCTAGATAGTAGCGAAGTGGATGTGCGGGAGCTGTCGTTGCAAGTGCTGCAGCACGAGCTGGAGTATGCCAATTTTGTCGGGATCCGACAGGTGATTGTAGCTCCGCCAAAACGACTTAACACTCTGCATTACTACGCGCAGTCGCTTGCGCGGGTATTTGACCAGTTCGGGGAGCGGTGTCCCACGGTTTCGATCTCGCTTCCGCTTTTTGAGGACTCCGATCCGCTTTCCACATGGGAGCTGTGGAACACGATTCGGAAGATGTGCAGATATGCAGGTAAATTGAGTGTGTCGCTGGCGTTGCCACGGCAGCGGACGCCCGGGTATGTGCTAGAGCGTTGGCTAAGCGAGCCAGTGACGTGCTTGTTGATCTCGGCGTCTGTGTTCACTACGAACCAGTACAACTACCCTGTTTTGAACCGGTTCAACCAGCATCTGATCACCGCGTTCCAGCGGATAAACGGGAATGCGTCGCAGTTCGGGGAACTGGCTATTTTGCTGCATGGAATGGAGAAGTACGTGGACAAACTGTGCGTTGGGCCGTCGCAGTACCTGGAGTACATCAACTATTTACTCAAGAAGGGGGATAAGTTAATAGCCATGGAGAATTCTGATGCGAATTTGGATTCGAATTCGAAGTCGAATCCAATTGCGAACGGAAATGGGAATGGCAATGGGAATGGCAATGCAAACGCGAGCCATGCGTTTTTTTCGATGGAACCCAGGGTTATGCCGCCATTGTTGCCGCACTGCGAGGATTTATCGAATGCTGTGTACCAGACTTTTGAACGGGACGCAGTGAAATACGAGCAGTACGAAAGGGCGATAGCGATGGCGGTTTCGGACATATTGATGGAAAATTCGTCAAGATGGAGAGGTTCAAACGAGATTGTCATTCTtgttgctggtgctggCAGGGGTCCGCTTGTGGATAAGACTTTCAAAGTTTTGGACACGCTACGCGTGACGAATTTCAGGCTCTTGGCGATCGAGAAAAATCCACATGCATTGCTGTACTTGCAAAAACGCAATTTCGAGCATTGGGACAATAGAGTGGAGATTACAATGTGCGACATTAGAGAATGGGATGAT contains these protein-coding regions:
- the CKS1 gene encoding cyclin-dependent protein kinase regulatory subunit CKS1; translated protein: MYSTHTFQGRKLSELERSRVLEFQDSIHYSPRYSDDTHEYRHVMLPKAMLKVIPSDYFNGDTGTLRILTEDEWRGLGITQSLGWEHYECHAPEPHILLFKRPLNYEQELRAAHAAAAAASQQQQQQQQQVGR
- the HSL7 gene encoding protein arginine N-methyltransferase, whose translation is MGIGITTQSNVFVGIKPELGQGAYGAYTAGIGEEEDKRSAQSPLEQCDYLLVPLTNARYRDSMKAQFEAYRESGASELRLEAPQLQELGVLPSSGGNGGSRSNSNGSTSGGNGGIGAATPQYIGLVSSFLELDSSEVDVRELSLQVLQHELEYANFVGIRQVIVAPPKRLNTLHYYAQSLARVFDQFGERCPTVSISLPLFEDSDPLSTWELWNTIRKMCRYAGKLSVSLALPRQRTPGYVLERWLSEPVTCLLISASVFTTNQYNYPVLNRFNQHLITAFQRINGNASQFGELAILLHGMEKYVDKLCVGPSQYLEYINYLLKKGDKLIAMENSDANLDSNSKSNPIANGNGNGNGNGNANASHAFFSMEPRVMPPLLPHCEDLSNAVYQTFERDAVKYEQYERAIAMAVSDILMENSSRWRGSNEIVILVAGAGRGPLVDKTFKVLDTLRVTNFRLLAIEKNPHALLYLQKRNFEHWDNRVEITMCDIREWDDHVKVDLCISELLGSFGCNELSPECLAPIEQFHSKPSTRFIPQSYSSYAAPVSSPILYQSLSQRGPQYLEQPSVIHHIPYCQTSSRINEIWNFTHSHEERLSHFNKTSVSHFRVKHKSEIHGIVGYFIATLYADITLSTVPDGSILKTLQDQENSTIENSRNHNGSSSTPTKGNHTENMRSWSPIFFPLKEPLFLNDDTEVELFMSRNNNKDKVWYEWSASCFVYLVSSSDAHNNSVEREKHNHTLKDNGTDLETQKLTNAFARFGHQHDSSNGESKFFEDSVNHTDFMSNRGNEWESVKDLHELQNRQIPSILDKERVERKKSFVEEYHVRVRTSVSQLHNPNGSTYAIPL